The window CATCGGCGTCGGCGCTGTCGCTCTCCAGGGCCTTCAGGGCGGAGCCGCGGATGACCGGAACGTCGTCGCCCGGGAATTCGTACTTGGACAGCAGTTCGCGGACTTCCATCTCGACCAGCTCGATCAGTTCCTCGTCGTCGACCAGATCGACCTTGTTCAGGAACACGACCAGGTAGGGCACGCCGACCTGACGGGCGAGCAGGATGTGCTCACGGGTCTGAGGCATGGGGCCGTCGGTAGCCGCGACAACGATGATCGCGCCGTCCATCTGGGCCGCGCCGGTGATCATGTTCTTGATGTAGTCGGCGTGACCGGGGCAATCCACGTGGGCGTAGTGACGCTTGGCGGTTTCGTATTCGACGTGCGCGGTGGCGATGGTGATGCCGCGCTCCTTCTCTTCGGGAGCCTTGTCGATCTCGTCAAAGGCGACGAAGGAACCGCCGCCCTTGAGGCTCGCGATCTTGGTGATCGCCGCGGTCAGGGTCGTCTTGCCGTGGTCGATATGACCAATGGTACCGATATTGACGTGCGGCTTCTTTCTTTCAAATTTCTGCTTGGCCATAATTACCCCCTAATGAAATTACGTGTACTATATATAGTTATGTTCGATTGCGGATCAATGCAGGCGGGACAATTCGAGGGCGCAGGACTTACGAGACGAGGTAATGGAGCGGGAAACGGGACTCGAACCCGCAACCCTCAGCTTGGAAGGCTGATGCTCTAGCCATTGAGCTACTCCCGCATTTCATCTCAGTAGTCGAGCGACAGCCTAGACTGCCTCCTACTGTTTCTCACGGCACTATCTGGTGGAGGGGGGAGGATTCGAACCTCCGAAGTCGTTCGACGACAGATTTACAGTCTGTTCCCTTTGGCCACTCGGGAACCCCTCCGCTCACCCTGGAGCTGGCGATGGGACTTGAACCCGCAACCTGCTGATTACAAGTCAGCTGCTCTACCATTGAGCTACGCCAGCCCGTGAGAACGCATCCAATATGAGCATTCATTTCCGATGGCAAGCATTTTTTTGTCCAACGGCAAAAAAAAAAGCGCCTCGCGGCGCTTTCGGCTCATGCCCAGGCGGGCACACCCACTGGAACAATTTCGGGTTCATGCTTGCGCGATGCGGACGATCCCCCTTCCACATTCACAAACTCAAGATATTCCGAGCTATTGCCGAAAAGATAGCGCATGAAGCGATTGTTGAAGTCGTGGCCGGAACACGAAACCTCAAAATGTCCCCACAGACGGCGCTTGCCAACCGCAATGTCGCCCATGAAGTCGAGTATCTTGTGCCGCACCATTTCGTCCTCGAAACGCAGCCCTTCCGGGTTCACCACCCCATAGTCGTCGAAGACAACGGCGTTTTCGAGAGTCCCACCAAGGGCCAGGCCGTTCTTCTGCAGCCACTCCACATCCTTCATGAACCCGAAGGTCCGGGCCCGCGCGATGCGATAGGAGAAAGAGAGCGGCGAAGACTCGAAACTGTATGCCTGGTCGCCGATCATCGGATGGGCAAAGGAAATGGCGTAGTCGATCCGCAGACCGTTGTATGGCTTGACGCTGACGCGCTTGCCGCCCTGCTCGAACACCAGGGGCCGCACGACCTTGGCGACGCGCCGGGGCCGATCAAGCAACCGGATGCCGGCGGAATTGATGAGATAGACGTAGACCGAGGCGCTGCCGTCCAGGATCGGGATCTCCTCGCCATCGACCTCGACGATGACGTTGTCGATCTCGAGGCCCACAAGGGCAGCCAAAAGATGCTCCACCGTGGAAACCTTGGCCTGGTCGGTGCCAAGCGTCGTGGCCAATCCGGTCCCGACGACACGGCCGGGCTCGGGAACAACCATGTGCCGACCGGACGTGTTGCAGAGGGAAAACACAACACCCGTATCCGCCGGAGCTGGCTTGAGGACCATCTCGACCTTCTGACCGCTGTGCAGCCCGACTCCGGAGCACCGAATTTCTTTTTTGAGGGTCGTCTGTTTCATGTCATGCCAACATCAATTATCATGCCACCGCGACTTGCAAAGTAATGTCTTGAAATAAAAGGCTGCACCAGGCGAGACCAGGGATTTGTCAGCCTGTCGTTTGTTTTGAACAACATGGTAGGTGCTAAAAAACAACAACCACGAGCCGATCAAAGCCTGCATGATCTGCGTGCACACTGACGTGCCGGGCCATCGCGGCAAACAGTTCGATCATGGCATCCCCTTGGGAATGATCGATTTCACAGAGCAGCATCGTGCCCGCACGCACCACCCCCTGAAGGTCTGCTGCGAGCCGGCGGTAGAGATCCAGC is drawn from Desulfomicrobium escambiense DSM 10707 and contains these coding sequences:
- a CDS encoding GTP-binding protein; amino-acid sequence: MAKQKFERKKPHVNIGTIGHIDHGKTTLTAAITKIASLKGGGSFVAFDEIDKAPEEKERGITIATAHVEYETAKRHYAHVDCPGHADYIKNMITGAAQMDGAIIVVAATDGPMPQTREHILLARQVGVPYLVVFLNKVDLVDDEELIELVEMEVRELLSKYEFPGDDVPVIRGSALKALESDSADAD
- the lpxC gene encoding UDP-3-O-acyl-N-acetylglucosamine deacetylase, which encodes MKQTTLKKEIRCSGVGLHSGQKVEMVLKPAPADTGVVFSLCNTSGRHMVVPEPGRVVGTGLATTLGTDQAKVSTVEHLLAALVGLEIDNVIVEVDGEEIPILDGSASVYVYLINSAGIRLLDRPRRVAKVVRPLVFEQGGKRVSVKPYNGLRIDYAISFAHPMIGDQAYSFESSPLSFSYRIARARTFGFMKDVEWLQKNGLALGGTLENAVVFDDYGVVNPEGLRFEDEMVRHKILDFMGDIAVGKRRLWGHFEVSCSGHDFNNRFMRYLFGNSSEYLEFVNVEGGSSASRKHEPEIVPVGVPAWA